Proteins from a genomic interval of Sporolactobacillus sp. Y61:
- a CDS encoding polysaccharide deacetylase family protein, with amino-acid sequence MLWVVNGKKLKNLFFIIIAAFFAALILFVQKQELSVFTPVKQSGALAKVETKQKHLALTFDSNWGDRQIGLILKTLKDENVKATFFFSGEWAERHPEIIRKALKDGHEVESHGMRHEDYTQLDIEKVRRDMLFSGATLYKTGGTRPVMIRPPYGKINETVLQAAKSLNLQLVLWSVNPQDEMNPGYKEIVHSVLKDAGKGDIIRLHASDSAKQTYRALPFIIRELENRGYTFVTVQTLMADGKSSHRLLD; translated from the coding sequence ATGTTATGGGTTGTGAACGGAAAGAAGCTGAAAAACCTGTTTTTCATTATTATCGCTGCCTTTTTTGCGGCTCTGATCCTGTTTGTCCAGAAACAGGAATTGAGCGTATTCACGCCAGTTAAACAATCCGGTGCCCTGGCCAAAGTTGAAACGAAACAGAAACATCTGGCACTGACGTTTGACAGTAACTGGGGTGACAGGCAGATCGGGCTGATTTTAAAAACATTGAAAGACGAGAACGTGAAAGCTACTTTTTTCTTCTCCGGTGAATGGGCGGAACGTCATCCTGAAATCATCAGAAAAGCCCTTAAAGACGGCCACGAGGTTGAATCGCACGGAATGAGACATGAAGATTACACGCAGCTTGATATTGAAAAAGTCAGGCGGGATATGCTTTTCTCCGGTGCAACACTCTATAAAACAGGTGGCACAAGACCCGTGATGATTCGCCCACCCTACGGAAAAATTAATGAGACTGTCTTACAGGCAGCAAAAAGTCTTAACCTGCAGCTTGTTCTCTGGAGTGTCAATCCCCAGGATGAGATGAATCCAGGCTATAAAGAGATTGTCCACAGCGTTCTGAAAGATGCCGGAAAAGGGGATATTATCCGGCTTCATGCTTCCGATTCAGCAAAACAGACCTATCGGGCATTGCCCTTCATTATTCGTGAACTGGAAAACAGAGGGTATACCTTTGTCACTGTTCAAACCCTGATGGCCGACGGGAAGTCCAGCCATCGGCTGCTTGACTGA
- the gerD gene encoding spore germination lipoprotein GerD: protein MIKKAVIVFSAIILIILSGCGEETSTYKDSKRMVLDMLRTDEGRDTLKEMLQDKELRSAVVMNDTTVKQTIIETLTTDEGHKVWQELLEDPDFSRKLAKTMEKENEQLLKKMMKDPDYQGMMIDILKDPELQKGYLELQKTKPFRKQMEKILQETVAGPMFQKELSDAITKVLQKQAEKAENAE from the coding sequence ATGATAAAGAAAGCAGTGATTGTCTTCTCAGCTATTATCCTTATCATCCTGTCCGGATGCGGAGAAGAGACGTCCACTTATAAAGACAGCAAACGGATGGTACTGGATATGCTGCGTACCGATGAAGGCAGAGACACGCTGAAAGAAATGTTGCAGGACAAAGAACTGAGATCTGCAGTCGTCATGAATGATACGACGGTAAAACAGACCATTATTGAGACGCTGACAACAGATGAAGGACACAAAGTCTGGCAGGAACTCCTGGAAGACCCCGACTTTTCCCGGAAGCTGGCAAAGACGATGGAAAAGGAGAATGAACAGCTGCTAAAAAAAATGATGAAGGATCCTGATTATCAGGGCATGATGATTGACATTCTGAAGGATCCCGAACTGCAGAAGGGCTATCTTGAACTGCAGAAAACCAAACCATTTCGTAAACAAATGGAGAAGATCCTTCAGGAGACGGTCGCGGGTCCCATGTTTCAGAAGGAGCTGTCAGATGCGATAACAAAAGTGTTACAGAAGCAGGCTGAAAAGGCGGAAAACGCCGAGTGA
- a CDS encoding Mrp/NBP35 family ATP-binding protein, with amino-acid sequence MIDQQKIEEVLKTVQDPFLHKNLMETGALRELKIKEDLVSMKIALSKADRVKQMQIQVEISSKLKEAGAGSVGMRFTQLSEDEIRALGGFPREAPTLLSPENKTVFIAVASGKGGVGKSTVSVNLALALARKGKKTGLLDADIYGFSVPDMMGIENRPAVAHNRIIPVDRFGVKVISMGFFVENNSPVIWRGPMLGKMLNNFFHDVDWGDLDYLILDLPPGTGDVAMDVHSRLPHSKEIIVTTPHPTAAFVAARAGQMAVKTKHEILGVIENMSYFESRKTGEREHVFGQGGGDKLSDLLQTDLLGRLPLRQPDPHPEIFAPGVYFKDDPVAGIYDKIAEKILRKVESSNG; translated from the coding sequence ATGATAGATCAGCAAAAGATCGAAGAAGTACTGAAGACCGTTCAGGATCCTTTTTTACATAAAAATCTGATGGAGACAGGTGCCTTGCGTGAGCTGAAGATTAAAGAGGACCTTGTCAGTATGAAGATTGCATTGAGTAAGGCAGATCGTGTCAAACAGATGCAGATTCAGGTTGAAATCTCATCGAAACTGAAAGAGGCGGGAGCCGGATCGGTCGGCATGCGTTTTACACAACTCAGTGAAGACGAGATCAGAGCACTCGGTGGATTTCCCAGGGAAGCACCGACACTGCTTTCCCCTGAAAATAAGACGGTTTTTATTGCTGTCGCAAGTGGTAAGGGTGGCGTCGGCAAGTCAACGGTTTCCGTTAATCTGGCCCTCGCGCTCGCACGAAAAGGGAAAAAAACCGGACTCCTGGATGCCGATATTTACGGATTCAGCGTGCCTGACATGATGGGTATCGAAAATCGACCGGCGGTGGCGCATAACCGGATTATTCCGGTCGACCGTTTTGGTGTCAAAGTGATTTCCATGGGTTTCTTTGTAGAAAACAATTCCCCTGTGATCTGGCGCGGGCCGATGCTCGGAAAAATGCTGAATAACTTTTTCCATGATGTTGACTGGGGCGATCTGGATTATCTGATTCTTGATCTTCCGCCGGGTACGGGTGATGTCGCCATGGATGTGCACAGCAGACTTCCGCATTCTAAAGAGATTATTGTGACAACACCGCATCCGACAGCCGCATTTGTCGCAGCCCGGGCGGGTCAAATGGCTGTAAAAACGAAGCACGAGATTCTGGGTGTCATTGAAAACATGTCTTATTTTGAAAGTCGAAAAACCGGGGAAAGAGAACATGTCTTTGGCCAGGGTGGCGGTGACAAACTCAGTGATCTTCTGCAGACTGATCTTCTGGGCAGATTACCCCTCCGTCAGCCTGATCCCCATCCGGAAATTTTTGCCCCGGGTGTTTATTTCAAGGATGACCCTGTTGCCGGGATTTATGACAAAATAGCTGAAAAAATTCTTCGGAAAGTGGAATCATCCAATGGCTGA
- the cwlD gene encoding N-acetylmuramoyl-L-alanine amidase CwlD, which translates to MRRKWLAGILVVGALSVVVAVGWLITSMHTWKAWNLPLSGRVLVVDAGHGGPDGGAVGGETEEKEIALAIARDIRNYLQEAGALVIMTRDSDRDLSDEDYTGRHKTQDLMRRARLIQTSSPDAFISIHMNAIPSARWRGAQTFYHPKSIKNQKFARFIQDSLKKNLGNTDRYARPIGHVYLLKKAAPPAALVEVGFLSNPDERHLLIQKNYQRKAAHAISQGIMRYFTSEKTPADE; encoded by the coding sequence ATGAGACGGAAGTGGCTGGCGGGGATACTGGTTGTTGGTGCATTGTCCGTGGTTGTGGCCGTCGGCTGGCTGATCACCAGTATGCACACCTGGAAGGCATGGAATCTGCCACTTTCCGGACGTGTGCTTGTGGTTGATGCCGGCCATGGTGGTCCAGATGGCGGTGCAGTCGGCGGTGAAACCGAAGAGAAAGAAATCGCGCTTGCCATTGCCCGGGATATCCGCAACTATCTTCAGGAAGCAGGGGCTCTTGTCATCATGACCCGGGACAGCGACAGAGACCTGTCGGATGAAGATTATACCGGACGCCATAAAACGCAGGATCTGATGCGTCGTGCCAGACTGATCCAGACATCCAGTCCGGATGCGTTCATCAGTATCCATATGAATGCCATCCCTTCTGCCCGCTGGCGCGGTGCGCAGACCTTTTATCACCCGAAGTCGATAAAAAATCAGAAGTTCGCCCGGTTTATTCAGGACTCGCTGAAGAAGAATCTGGGCAATACGGACCGCTATGCCAGACCGATCGGCCACGTGTATCTGTTAAAAAAAGCCGCCCCTCCTGCAGCACTTGTTGAGGTCGGTTTTTTATCTAACCCGGATGAGCGTCATCTGCTGATTCAGAAAAATTATCAGAGGAAGGCGGCACATGCCATCAGCCAGGGGATTATGCGCTATTTCACGTCTGAAAAAACACCTGCTGATGAGTAA
- a CDS encoding DUF2521 family protein — translation MAVVMDFQKKKRDKQIHSERRALQDLSFEKIQSAIHHTFDRYLSALPTGSSMAMEMCAEYALESFLLGSSMGRFGFYGEREEVVFERSQPKFDMLHEDFFDFWRFWSTDPEELRGIDQACRTFLHGWWLDGFDLSVKRLRMKLH, via the coding sequence ATGGCTGTTGTTATGGATTTTCAGAAAAAGAAGCGGGATAAACAAATACATTCAGAGAGGCGGGCACTTCAGGATCTCTCCTTTGAGAAGATCCAGAGCGCGATTCATCATACTTTCGATCGGTATCTGAGTGCTCTGCCTACGGGCAGCAGTATGGCCATGGAGATGTGCGCAGAATACGCGCTTGAATCTTTTCTGCTGGGCTCATCGATGGGGCGCTTCGGTTTTTATGGTGAACGGGAAGAGGTGGTATTTGAACGGAGTCAACCGAAATTCGATATGCTGCATGAAGATTTCTTTGATTTCTGGCGTTTCTGGTCAACCGATCCGGAAGAACTGCGCGGGATTGATCAGGCATGCAGAACCTTTTTGCATGGATGGTGGCTGGACGGTTTTGATTTATCCGTGAAACGTCTGAGAATGAAATTACATTAA
- the rpsI gene encoding 30S ribosomal protein S9, whose protein sequence is MAQLQYTGTGRRKNSVARVRLVPGDGKVVVNGRNADDYFNLETLRTILKQPLVSTETEGRYDVLVNVKGGGFTGQAGAIRHGVARALLKADPEYRPVLKKAGFLTRDPRMKERKKYGLKGARRAPQFSKR, encoded by the coding sequence CGTAAGAATTCAGTTGCCCGCGTCAGGCTCGTTCCGGGTGACGGAAAAGTCGTCGTTAATGGCCGTAATGCGGATGACTACTTCAACCTTGAAACACTGCGCACGATTCTGAAACAGCCTCTTGTTTCAACAGAAACAGAAGGAAGATATGACGTGCTGGTTAACGTGAAAGGCGGAGGATTTACCGGTCAGGCTGGTGCGATCCGTCATGGTGTTGCCCGTGCGCTTCTGAAGGCAGATCCGGAATATCGCCCGGTATTGAAGAAGGCAGGCTTCCTGACCCGTGACCCAAGAATGAAAGAACGTAAAAAATATGGACTCAAGGGCGCCCGTCGCGCACCGCAGTTCTCAAAACGCTGA